The window AGCGCCTGGTCGACCTCGAGGTGAGGTCGAACATGGCGGGGCGCTGGCGCATGGCCGTGATCACGATCGTCATGGCCGCGATGCCCGCCGTCATCTACTGGACCGCGGGACTGGCCCTCCGGCTCGGCGGCCCCGAGGTCTCCCTCGGCACCATCGTCGCCTTCGTCTCGCTCCAGCAGGGCCTGTTCCGTCCGGCCGTCAGCCTGCTCGCGACCGGCGTCCAGATCCAGAGCTCGCTCGCGCTGTTCCAGCGCATCTTCGAGTACCTGGACCTGCCCGTCGACATCACCGAGCGCGACAAGCCGGTCCACCTCGACCACATCAAGGGCGAGGTCCGCTTCGACAAGGTCGAGTTCCGCTACGACGCCGGCGACGAGTCGGCACGTCCGATCCTCGACGGCATCGACGTCACCGTGCCCGCCGGGGGCAGCCTCGCCGTGGTCGGCCCGACCGGCGCCGGCAAGTCCACCCTCGGCTATCTGGTGCCCCGCCTCTACGACGTCACCGGCGGCCGGGTAACCCTCGACGGCGTCGACGTCCGCGACCTCGACTTCGACACCCTCGCCCGCGCGGTCGGCGTCGTCTCCCAGGAGACGTACCTCTTCCACGCCTCGGTCGCCGACAACCTCCGCTTCGCCAAACCGGACGCCACCGACGAGGAGTTGTACGCGGCGGCCGCGGCCGCACAGATCCACGACCACATCGCCGCGCTGCCCGACGGCTACGACACCGTCGTCGGCGAACGCGGCCACCGCTTCTCCGGAGGCGAGAAACAGCGCCTCGCCATAGCCCGCACCATCCTGCGCGACCCGCCGGTCCTCATCCTCGACGAGGCAACCAGCGCACTCGACACCCGTACGGAGGCGGCCGTCCAGGACGCCATCGACGCGCTGTCCGCCGACCGGACCACGGTGACCATCGCCCACCGCCTGTCCACCGTCCGCGCCGCGGACCAGATCGTGGTGCTCGACTCCGGACGGGTCGCCGAACGGGGCACGCACGAGGAACTGCTCGAGCTGGACGGGCGCTACGCCACCCTGGTGCGCCGGGACGCGCAACTGGAACCGGCGGGCTGAACCGTCAAGCTGACGCAGCGGTCGACAAACTGAACATATGCCGGGTTTGTGACGATATGCGTACTACCGTGCCCGCATGCTGATGAACACTTCGCCACGGGGCAGGATCCGACTGACACGCCGGGGCAGATTCGCTCTCGTCGTGGCCGGCGCCGTCGTCGCCGGCACCGCCGTGGCGGTGCCGCTGCTGACGGCGAAGGGCGGTCACAAGGTGGTGGCGAAGCCCCCCACCCTGGTCGTCCCGGAAGGCTGGCGCGCGAGCCAGGTGTACGAGGCCGTCGACAAAGCCCTGAAACTGCCCGCGGGCAGTACCAGCAAGTCCATCGGCAAGGCCCGCCTCCCCCTGCCGGGCGAAGCCGGGGGCAACCCGGAGGGCTATCTTTTCCCGGCGACCTATCCGCTGCCGAAGGGGACGACCCCCGAGTCCCTGCTGCGGTCCATGGTCGACACCGCCGGCAAGCGGTTCGAGGCGGCGCCGGTGGCCGCCGGGGCGCAGCGCACCTCGATCAACCTCTACCAGGCCGTCACCATCGCCAGCATCATCCAGGCCGAGGCCGCCACGAAGGCGGACATGGGGAAGGTCGCACGGGTCATCTTCAACCGGCTGAACCAGGGCATGCCGTTGCAGATGGACTCCACCATCAACTACGCGATGAACCGCATCACCGTGCACACGACCGAGGACGACACCCGCGTCGAGAGCCCGTACAACTCCTACCAGCGCATGGGCCTGCCGCCGACGCCGATCGACAACCCCGGCGAGGAAGCCATGCGTGCCGCGTACAACCCGCCGCCGGGCGACTGGCTGTACTTCGTCACCGTCAAGCCGGGGGACACCCGCTTCACCGCCGACTACGCCACACACCTGCGCAACGTGGCCGAGTTCAACGCGCTCCACCAGAGCGCCGGGCCCGCGCCGACGCCGAGCCGGAGCCCGTTGCCGTCCCCAACCTCCTCCCAGCCGCCGCTCCGCTGAGCCGGTGGGACGTCACGCGGCGACCGGCTCCTCCTCGGCCAGCAGCCGCCTGATGTCCCGTACGGCCGCGCGCCCGGCCCGGTTCGCGCCGATCGTGCTCGCCGAGGGGCCGTAACCCACCAGGTGAATCCGCGGATCGGCCACCGCGCGGGTCCCCTCCACACGGATACCGCCGCCCGGCTGGCGCAGCCGCAGCGGAACGAGGTGCTCCAACGCGGCCCGGAATCCGGTGGCCCACAGGATGACATCGGCGTCCACGCGCCGGCCGTCGTCCCACTCCACCCCGTCCGGGGTGATCCGGTCGAACATGGGCCGGCGGTCCAGGACGCCGTTCGCGAGGCCCTGCCGGACGGCGTCGTTGAGGGGCAGCCCGGTGACGGAGACCACACTCCGCGGCGGCAGGCCCCGCCGCACCCGCTCCTCCACCAGCGCGACCGCCGCGCGCCCCGCCTCCTGGTCGAACGGGCCCTCGCGGAACACCGGCGGCCGCCGGGTCACCCAGGTCGTCGCGGCCGCGTACGGGGCCAGCTCCAGCAGGTGCTGGGTGCCGGAGGCGCCACCGCCCACCACCACGACCCGCAGCCCGGCGAACTCCTCGGGACCGGCGTACTGCGCGGTGTGCAACTGCCTTCCGCGGAACGTCTCCTGACCCGGGTAGCGCGGCCAGAACGGCCGGTCCCAGGTGCCCGTCGCGTTGATCAGCGCCCGCGTCGACCAGACGCCCTCCGAGGTCTCCACGAGCAGCCTGCCGCCGTCTCCCCCGCGCACCGCCCGCACGTCCACCGGCCGCCGTACCCGCAGGCCGAAGGTGCGCTCGTACCGGTCGAAGTACTCACGGATGACCTCGGCGGAGGGCCGTGCCGGGTCGGCGTCCGTCAGTTCCATGCCGGGCAGCGCGTGCATGCCGTGCACCTTGCCGTACGTCAGTGACGGCCACCGGAACTGCCAGGCACCGCCCGGACCGGGGGAGTGGTCCAGCACCACGAAGTCGCGGTCGGGCTCGAACCCGGTGCGCCGCAGGTGGTAGGCGGCGGCCAGGCCGGCCTGACCGGCGCCGATGACGACTACCTCGACCTCGCGTGTCGCGTTCACGCTCCCTGCAACAGGGAGCCGAGCGCGGATCTTCCCGCCGGGCGTGCCCCCGCTCGTAGCGAGCCGCTGGGAATCGAACGTGCCGCGGGGTGTGAAAACCGGCGCATGGGCCAGGATGGTGGCATGTCCGATGCCTTCACCACCCGAACGCTGAACGTCTCCACCGGCACCCGGGAACGCGTCGTCGATCTCACCGCAGACTGCGAGGAGTTCCTGCGGGAGGCGGCGGCAGGCCGCGACGGCCTGCTCAACATCTTCGTCCCGCACGCCACCGCCGGTATCGCCGTCATCGAGACGGGCGCCGGCAGCGACGACGACCTCCTCGCGGCGCTGCACACCCTGCTCCCGGCCGACGACCGCTGGCAGCACCGGCACGGCAGCCCCGGCCACGGCCGCGACCACGTCCTGCCGGCCTTCGTCCCGCCCCACGCCACCCTCCCGGTGATCGGCGGACGCCTGGAGCTCGGCACCTGGCAGTCGGTGTGCCTGGTGGACACCAACAAGGACAACCCGGAACGCCGGGTACGGCTGAGCTTCCTGGGCTGACGGCCCCCCACACCCGGCCCGTCCGGGACCGGTTCGGGTTCAGAGCGGGCCGGGGGAGCGGAGCAGGCCGAGACGCTGGGCGCGGAGCACCGTGCCCAGCCGGTCGCGGGTGCCCAGCTTGCGGTAGATGTTCTCGACGTGCTTGTGCACGGTGCGGGCCGAGATGCCGAGGCGGCGGCCGATGGCGTCCGCGGTGAGCGTGCCGGCGAGCAGGACCAGGACCGTGGTCTCGCGCGGCGTCAGCGTGCTCTGCGCCGCCCGCTCGTCCGGCGCGCCCCGCGGTCCGACCGCCCGCCGCCACTCCTCCAGCAGGAGCCGCTGCCGCTCCACCGCGGCCAGCAGCGGCTGCGCGCGCTCGGCCATGACGAGGTGGTCGTCGCTGAAATCCGCACCGGAGCGGTACACGAGGCAGCCGGTGACGGGAGTCGTGCTGTCCGGCAGCGGCACGCCCAGCACATGGTCCACGTCCAGGACGTCGCCGAGCAGGCGCGCCGTCGGGCTGCCCGGCCAGCCGGCGCCGGCGGCCCGAAGCGCGGAGACCGGCACCCGTCCGGTCCCGGCCGCGTAGTGCCGGGCGAAGGGGAAGCCCGCGCGAAGAAGCCGCACGTCCGACTCGTCCAGCCGGTCCAGTTCGACGGCGGCGGCATCGGGTGCGGTGCCGATCCTGCCCCGTCCCTCGCTCCAGTCGTCCAGCTTGTGGATGACCGCCTCACCACCGCACAGGCCGGCCAGGGCGCCGGCGAGCATCGGCCACAGACGCGCGGGGTCGCGTTCGTGCAGCGCCGCGACGGCGACGGCCGTCAGCCGCTCGTAGGCCTTCTCCAGCCCCACGTGTCCTCTCCGGTCGTCTCGGGTCCGGGTCCTCGCCGGCAGCGTACGCAGTTGTACGCATACCGCCGCCGCCCTGACGGGGTGCAGACTTCGACGCGGCGACGCCGGCCTGCCCGGACGCTCGTCCGACGGGCCGCCGACACGGGGGAACGGCGGCCCGTCCCCTGCCACGTCCGGGACGGCCCACTCGGCGCCGCCTGTCCTTCCTCCTACCCGCCGAACGCCCTACCCGTCGAACGTCGACGCCCCCGTCGCCGTGCGGTCGGCGACGGGGGCGTGCGAAGTGAAGGCTCCGACGGGACGGTCGGTGCGGCGAGGTCAGTGACGCTGGTCCTCGGCACGCTCCGCGTCCCTCGCCTTGATGCGCGCCGCCTCCTTGCGAACCTCCGCCTGGGTGGCGCGCTCCTTCTCCAGCCACTCCGGGCGTTCCTGCTTGAGCGCCTCGATCTGCTCGGTGGTCAGCGCCTCGGTGACGCCGCCGCGCGCGAGACCGGCGATGGACACGCCCAGCTTGGCGGCGACCACGGGGCGTGGGTGGGGGCCGTTGGCTCGCAGCTCGCGCAGCCACTCGGGCGGGTCGGCCTGGAGCTCGTTCAGCTCGGCGCGCGAGACCACACCCTCCTGGAAGGCGGCGGGGGTGGCGGGGAGGTACACACCCAGCTTCTTCGCCGCGGTCGCGGGCTTCATCGTCTGGGTGCTCTGCTGCGAACTCATGGGGTCAAGGGTATCGGCCGAGTGCGGGCCGCCCGACCACGGCCGGTAACCTGGCCTGGTGACAGGCTCGGAGGAATCACCGTCGTTCCGGCTCGCGTACGTTCCCGGAGTGACGCCCGCCAAATGGGTGAAGGTCTGGAACGAGCGCCTGCCCGGCGTCCCGCTCACCCTCGTCCAGGCACCCGTCGCCGAGGCGCACGAGCTGCTGCGCTCCCAGGAGGCGGACGCGGGGCTCGTACGGCTCCCCGTGGACCGTACTTTCTTCAGCGCGATCCCCCTCTACACCGAGACCACGGTGGTGGTCGTCCCCAAGGACCACTTGATCACCGCGGTGGAGGAGGTCAGCCTCGACGACCTCGCCGAAGAGGTGCTCCTCCACCCCCTCGACGACGTCTTCGACTGGGACGGTCCGCCCGGTGAGCCGGCCTTCGAGCGGCCCGCGACCACGGCGGACGCGATCGAACTGGTGGCGGCGAACATCGGCCTCCTGGTCGTCCCGCAGTCGCTCGCCCGCCTGCACCACCGCCGTGACCTCACCTACCGTCCGGTGGTCGACGGCCCTCGGTCGAGTGTCGCCCTGTCCTGGCCGGAGGAGGCCACCACCGATCTGGTGGAGGAGTTCATCGGCATCGTCCGCGGCCGCACGGTCAACAGCACGAGGGGCCGTGGGGCGGCGAAGACCGAGGCCGGGCAGCAGCGCAAGGGGCAGGAGCCGGCGGGCGCCCGGCAGAAGAAGCCGGGCTCCGCGAAGTCCGCCGGCGGGAAGAGCGCGGGCGCCAAGTCGGCGGGCCGCACCGTGCGCGGCCGCTCGGGGACGGGGAGCGGGAAACCGGCCAAACGAGGGAAGCCGCGCCGCAGGTCGTGAGGTCCCCGGTCTCCCGGCAGGGCCCTGGCCTCTCAGCGGGTCCGCCGGTCTCCCGGCAGGGCCCGGCGCTCACGAGCCGCGTGCGACCCTCTCCTCGGTCCCGCCCTCTTCGGATCGGGCCGGCTCGGCCGCCCTCTCCGGTTCGGGGTGCACCTCCCGTTCCCGCAGATCGGCGACGGCCAGTGCGAGTGCGATCACGATGAGTCCCACGGCGGTGAGCAGACCGAGCTGGATCGCCCTGTCCGGGCTGCCGTGATTGGCCATCTGCGCGAAGTACACCGCGCCCACCACGGCGATACCGGCCGCGGAACCGACGCGCTGGCCCGTCTGGAGGACGCCGCCCGCCGCACCGGCACGGTGCACGGGAACACGGGTGAGGGTCAGGGTCGTGTTCGGGGAGACGGTCAGCCCGGAGCCGATGCCGCCGATCAGCATCGGCAGCGCCGACGCCCATCCCACGCCGTCGCCGGGCACCAGTCGCACCGCGGCCACGACTCCGAGCAGCCCCAGTGCCACCCCGCTCAGCCCCAGCACGACCAGTTTGCGGCCGAAGCGCACCACCAGCCGGCCTCCGAGGGCGGCCCCGACCGCCGACGCGGCGGCGAAGGGCAGGACGGTCAGGCCGGCCGCGAGCGCGCTGTATCCGAGGCTGTTCTGCAGGTACAGGGTGTAGACGAAGAAGACCGTGGTGAAGCCGGCGAAGTAGGTCAGGCTGATCAGCGCGCCGAGCGTGAACGACCGCAGGGAGAACAGCGCCAGGTCGACCAGCGGGGCCCGCCCGCGCCGGCCCTGCCGCTTCTCCCACGCCCAGAACGCGCCCAACAGCAGCGCGCCGACCGGCATCATCGTCCACTTCTCCCGCCCGGTCCACTGCTGCTCCTGCACCAGCGGGAGCATGAGCGCGAGCACGCCGCAGCCGAGGAGCAGTACGCCGAACAGGTCGAACGTCTCACGCTTCCCGGGCGACGCGGGGAAGCGCGGCAGCAGCCGCAGGCCGGCCATGAAGGCGGCCACCCCGATCGGCAGGTTCACGATGAACACCCAGCGCCAGCCGTCGTCGGTGCCGACCGCGTCGATCAGCAGACCGCCCGCCAGCGGCCCCACCGCCGTCGACACCCCGATGACACTGCCGAGCAGCCCGAACGCCTTCGCCCGCTCCGAGCCCTGGAACATCTGCTGGATCAGCCCCGAGGTCTGCGGCGCGACCATGCCCGCCGCCGCGCCCTGCACCAGCCGGAACAGCACCAGCCAGGAGGGGCCGGCGGCGAGTCCGCAGGCCGCGGAGGCCACCGTGAACAGGGCGAGCCCGAGCAGGAAGGCCTGCCGCCGACCATGCATGTCGCCCAGCCGGCCGGCCGGGACCAGGGCGAGTCCGAAGGTGAGGGCGTAGCCGGAGACGACCCATGACTGGGCGGCCTCGGACGCCCCGAGCCCGCGCTCCATGGAGGGCAGCGCCACGTTCACGATCGAGGTGTCGAGCAGCGAGATGAAGCCCGCCGCGAGACAGACCGCGAGCGCCTTCCACCGCCGGTCGTCGGCGGCGGGCCGGGCCTGGACTGTGGTCATGTGGTCACGCTAAGCAGCGGGGGCGCTCACCGCACGGCGAGGCCCCCGCGCGACGGGGGGAACAGGTCCGAGAACGCTGTCCGCGTTCCCGGCCGATCCGCCCGGGTCAGGGCCTCGCCCGCCTCAGCCACGCGTAGGCGGAGCGGGCCGTGAACTCCGCCTGGCCGCCGCGCAGCAGCAGGGCCGCCGTGGCGAACTCCGGCGCGTCGGCCTGTGCGGCCACATAGGGGATCGCGATGCAGCGCATCCCGGCCGCGTGGGCCGCCGCCGCCCCTGCTGCCGCGTCCTCCAGTACCACGCAGTCGGCGGGGCGGGCGCCCAGCCGCCGGGCCGCCTCCAGGAAGACGTCGGGTGCGGGCTTTCCCACGGCGACCTCGTCGGCCGAGACGGCCGTGCGCAGGAACTCCGCCAGGCCGGTGCCGGCCAGGATGGCCTGGATGGCCTCCGGGGAGGAGCCCGAGGCGACGGCCATCGGCACCCCCTCGGCCGCCAGCAACTCCACGAACTTCCGCATCTCCGGGTACGCGCGCGTACGGGCGCGGGCCAGCGCCAGGTAGCGGCGGTCCAGGGCTTCCAGCAGCCCGTCCGCCGAGACGCGCAACCCGTACCGCCGCCGCCAGTCGGCCACCGTCTCCCGGGTGCTGATGCCGACGTAGCTCTCGTGCTCCGTCCAGGTGAAGGCGACACCGTACTCGGCCAGGGTCCGCCGGCTCGCCTCGAAGTAGTTCGGCTCGCTGTCCACCAGCGTGCCGTCGAGATCGAAGACGACCGAGAGGGCGCCGGGATCGCTCATGCGGACCAGCATGCCCATGATCAGGCGCGGGCAGCCCGGCCGACCGACTCCACCAGCGGGAGCAGCCGGTGAGGGACGCGTTCGCGCAACGCCACCTCGGTCCGGGTGCGCACCACGCCCGGGAGACTGATCAGCTTCTGGATCACGTCCTCCAGATGGGCGTTGTCCCGGCCGACCACCCGGGCGAGCAGATCCCCGCCACCGGTGATCGAGAAGGCCTCGACGATCTCCGGCACGGCGGCCAGCGCGTCCCCCACGTCGTCGAGGTGGCCCTGGGTGACCTCGATGTGCACGAAGGCCAGCACCGGGTGCCCGAGGGCGGCGGGGGAGAGGGACGGGCCCGTACCGGTGATCACACCGTCCCGCTCCATCCGCTCCAGGCGGGCCTGGAGCGTGCCCCGGGCGACACCGAGGATGCGGGCGTACTCGCGCACGCTGGTGCGCGGCTGCTCCAGGAGCAGCCGCAGGATGCGGGTGTCGAGTTCGTCCACGGCCATGAGGGACGACTGTACCAATGGCTCAGCGGACGGGCCTGCCCACGCCCCGGGCGACCTGGTCCGTTGGTATTCCCGCGGACAGTGGTCGACGTCCACAGCAGGGCCAATGGCTCAGTGATCCGGGCCTCACTTGAGCCAGTGACGTCCGTGATGCTCTCATGGGTACGTCGACGGCGCTGCGGACCTCCGCGGCGCCTTTTTCGTGCAGTCGTTCCCAGGGGAGGGCAGTGGTGCTGAAGAGGGTGTTCGTGGCTCCGGACCCGGGGCGGGCGCGGTTGCGCTTCGCCGTGCGGGCCGTCCTCGGCATCGGACTGGCGGTGGTGGTCTGTCTCGCCTCCGGGCACTCCCTCGCCGGTGCCGTCACCGGCGGCCTCGCCGCGCTGCTCGCCCTGTTCACCGTGGCCGATCCGACCGTGCGCGGCCAGGCGGTCACCACCGCCCTGCTGCCCGCCGTCGGGGTGCCGGTGCTCGCCGCCGCGGCCGAGCTGCACAGCCTGCCCGTGGCCCGGGACCTCGCCTTCCTGGCCGTCGTCGGCGCCGGCGTCTACGCGCGCCGCTGGGGGCCGCGCGGGCACAGCCTCGGCGTGTTCGCCTTCATGACCTTCTTCGTCGCCCAGTTCCTGCACGCGACGCCGGAGCAGCTGCCCGAGCTGTACGCCGCCGTCCTGCTGTCGGTGCTCAGCGCCGCGGCCGTCCGCTTCGGCGCCTGGTGCTACGAGCGGCGGCTGCCCCCGTCCGCCGTACCCGCCCCGCCCGCCGGCACCGGGCTGGCCCGGGTCACCACACGGCAGGCGGTCCAGGCGACCGCGGGCGCGGGCTTCGCCCTGGTCGTGGGGCAGATGGTGTCCGGGCAGCGCTGGTACTGGGCCGTCGGCGCCACCTGGTGGATCTTCGTCAACACCGCCTCCCGCGGTGAGACACTGGTGCGGGGCTTCCGGCGGGTCCTCGGCACGGTGATCGGCATCTGCCTGGGCTTCCTGGTCGCCGTCCCCGTGCACGGGGCGCCCGTCCCGACGGCCGTGCTCGTCGCGGTCGCCGTCTTCGGCATCTTCTACACCGCCGCCGTCTCCTACACCTGGATGATGCTCTGGGTGACCCTGCTCGCCGAGATGCTGTACGGCCTCCTCGGCGTCCTCAGCCCCGGCCTGCTCGCCCTGCGCCTCACCGAGACCGGCGTGGGCGCGCTCGGCGCCGCGCTGGCCGTGCTGTTCGTCCTGCCGGTCACCACCCACGCCACCACCGACGTCTGGATCCAGCGCGCCCTGCGCTGTGTGCACGCCTGCACGGCCGAGGCCGCGGCCCGGCTCGCGGGGTCCGCCACGGCCGACCCCGCGTCGCGCGTGGCCGAACTGGAGCAGCTGCTCGGCCGGGTCCGGCTCTCCGTGGCCCCGCTGGTGCACCCGCTGCACCCGATGCCGGCCCGCAAGCGGCGCGCCCGCCGGGTCCTCGCGCTGCTCGACGACTGCGCCCGGGAGATCCGCGGCCTGGTGGCGGTCGCCGCCGATCCCGAGGCCTCCCACGACGCCCGCCTGGCCGCCGCCTGCTGGCGGGTGGAGGCGGCCGTCGAGGCCCTGACCGCCGGCGGCGCCCATCCGCACGGACACCCCGCCGAGCCGCCCGCCGAACCCGCCCTCGCCCATCTGCACGGCCTCGAACGCGCCCTCGCCGACCTGGCCGAGCCGCTGCGGACGCCGTCGGGCTCACGGCTGGTCGGCGCCTGAACACCGGGTCTCCGCAAAGAACCGCCCTGCCACTCCTCCTCTTGGTCTAGACCGTCGGTGATCGACTGCTACCGTCGGCCTCAGGCCGGCTCAGCCCGGTCGACCGGCTCGACCGAGAGGGGACAGCGGTGGCACAGGACGGCAGAGCGGGCAGGCACCGGGCGTTCATCGGCTCGTTCACGGCGGCGGGCGGACCGGGACTGGTGGCCGCGCACGTCGCGCCGGACGGCGGGGCGCTCACCCTCGTGGCCGCCGTGAAGGACGTACCCGATCCCGCCTACCTGGCCATGGCGCCGGACGGAGCCATGCTCTACGCGGTCAGCGAGACGGCCGAGGGCGCCGTCACGGCCTTCCGCGTCCACGGCGACCGCCCGGAACCCGCCGGGCCGCCCGTCCCCGTGGACGGCAGCGGGCCCACCCACCTGAGCCTGCACGACGGGCACCTGCTGACCGCCAACTACGGCTCCGGCAGCGTCTCCGCCGTCCCCCTCCGGCCGGACGGCACCCTCGCCGCCAAGCCCTCCGGCGTCCTCCAGCACACCGGCTCCGGACCGCACGACCGGCGCCAGCGCGGACCTCACGCCCACCATGTGCAGCCCGACCCGAGCGGTCGGTGGGCCGTCAGTGTCGATCTCGGCACGGACTCGGTGCGGGTCTGTGCACTCGACCACGGCGCCCCCGTGCTGCACCACGAGTACGCGCTGCGTCCCGGATCCGGCCCCCGCCACCTCGCCTTCCACCCGGACGGCGAGCACGCCTACGTGGTCAACGAACTCACCCCCACGGTCACGGTGTGCCGCTGGGACGCGGCCCGCGGCTCCCTCAAGCCGCTGACCGAGGTCCGGGTGCTGCCGGACTCCCCGGTCGGCGACGCCTACCCCTCGGGCATCGTCGTCTCGCCCGACGGCCGCTTCGTGTGGACGGCGACCCGCGGTGAGGACGTCCTGTCGGTCCTCGCCGTCGAGGGCGACGGGCTGCGGCTGACCGGCACGGTGCCCTGCGGCGGCCACTGGCCGCGCGCCCTCGCCGAGCACGGCGGGTTCCTGTACGCGGCCAACGAGCGCTCCGGCGACGTGAGCTGGTTCGCCCTGGACGAGGCGACGGGTCTGCCCCGGTACGACGGCTCGGTCCAGGTCGCCGCGGCCTCCTGCATCGTGTTCGGCCGCGTGCTCGGCTGACCGGGCCCGGCCCCGGGAAGGCGGAGGGCCCGCTCCGATGATCGGAGCGGGCCCTGTGTCGTACAGGTGCCGTGGTGGTTCAGCGGGCCGGCGTGCCCTGCGCCTGCTGCGGGGCGATGCCCAGCGCCGTCGTGTACTTGGCGAGCGCGAGCTTGCCGATGGCCGGGTACGCGCCGAGCGCCTCGGAGGTGGCGCAGCCCGCCTCCTCGGCGGCCGCGGCCAGCAGGCCGGCGTCGATCTCCGGGCCGATCAGGTAGGGCGCCAGGGCCAGCTGCTGAGAGCCGGAGGAACGCAGCTGCTCGGCGACGGAGGCGATGGAGCCCTCCTGGTCCAGGGCCGCCGCCATGACCGGCACGGCCAGGCGAGCGGCGAGCAG of the Streptomyces sp. 1222.5 genome contains:
- a CDS encoding FUSC family protein, with product MLKRVFVAPDPGRARLRFAVRAVLGIGLAVVVCLASGHSLAGAVTGGLAALLALFTVADPTVRGQAVTTALLPAVGVPVLAAAAELHSLPVARDLAFLAVVGAGVYARRWGPRGHSLGVFAFMTFFVAQFLHATPEQLPELYAAVLLSVLSAAAVRFGAWCYERRLPPSAVPAPPAGTGLARVTTRQAVQATAGAGFALVVGQMVSGQRWYWAVGATWWIFVNTASRGETLVRGFRRVLGTVIGICLGFLVAVPVHGAPVPTAVLVAVAVFGIFYTAAVSYTWMMLWVTLLAEMLYGLLGVLSPGLLALRLTETGVGALGAALAVLFVLPVTTHATTDVWIQRALRCVHACTAEAAARLAGSATADPASRVAELEQLLGRVRLSVAPLVHPLHPMPARKRRARRVLALLDDCAREIRGLVAVAADPEASHDARLAAACWRVEAAVEALTAGGAHPHGHPAEPPAEPALAHLHGLERALADLAEPLRTPSGSRLVGA
- a CDS encoding lactonase family protein, whose protein sequence is MAQDGRAGRHRAFIGSFTAAGGPGLVAAHVAPDGGALTLVAAVKDVPDPAYLAMAPDGAMLYAVSETAEGAVTAFRVHGDRPEPAGPPVPVDGSGPTHLSLHDGHLLTANYGSGSVSAVPLRPDGTLAAKPSGVLQHTGSGPHDRRQRGPHAHHVQPDPSGRWAVSVDLGTDSVRVCALDHGAPVLHHEYALRPGSGPRHLAFHPDGEHAYVVNELTPTVTVCRWDAARGSLKPLTEVRVLPDSPVGDAYPSGIVVSPDGRFVWTATRGEDVLSVLAVEGDGLRLTGTVPCGGHWPRALAEHGGFLYAANERSGDVSWFALDEATGLPRYDGSVQVAAASCIVFGRVLG